One genomic segment of Burkholderia pyrrocinia includes these proteins:
- a CDS encoding arabinose ABC transporter substrate-binding protein: MKRRTFVTLAAAAAVVMGSPVAHAADPVKIGFLVKQPEEPWFQDEWKFAETAAKQKGFTLVKIGAPSGEKVMSAIDNLSAQKAQGFIICTPDVKLGPGIVAKAKSHNLKMMTVDDRLVDGAGKPIEAVPHMGISAYNIGKQVGDGIAAEIKKRGWDMKDVGAIDITYEQLPTAHDRTSGATDALVAAGFPKANVIAAPQAKTDTENAFNAANIALTKNPQFKHWVAYGLNDEAVLGAVRAAEGRGFKADNMIGIGIGGSDSALSEFKKPQPTGFYGTVIISPKRHGEETSDLMYTWITQGKAPPALTLTTGMLATRDNVSKVREEMGLASK, encoded by the coding sequence ATGAAACGCAGAACGTTCGTAACGCTGGCCGCCGCGGCCGCGGTGGTGATGGGGAGCCCGGTTGCGCACGCGGCCGACCCGGTCAAGATCGGCTTTCTGGTGAAGCAGCCGGAAGAGCCGTGGTTCCAGGACGAGTGGAAGTTCGCCGAGACGGCGGCGAAACAGAAGGGCTTCACGCTCGTGAAGATCGGCGCACCGTCGGGCGAGAAGGTGATGAGCGCGATCGACAACCTGTCCGCGCAGAAGGCGCAGGGCTTCATCATCTGCACGCCCGACGTGAAGCTCGGGCCGGGCATCGTCGCGAAGGCGAAGTCGCACAACCTGAAGATGATGACGGTCGACGACCGCCTCGTCGACGGCGCGGGCAAGCCGATCGAAGCGGTGCCGCACATGGGGATTTCCGCGTACAACATCGGCAAGCAGGTCGGCGACGGCATCGCGGCCGAGATCAAGAAGCGCGGCTGGGACATGAAGGACGTCGGCGCGATCGACATCACCTACGAGCAGTTGCCGACCGCGCACGACCGCACGAGCGGCGCGACCGACGCGCTGGTGGCCGCGGGCTTTCCGAAGGCGAACGTGATCGCGGCGCCGCAGGCGAAGACCGACACCGAGAACGCGTTCAACGCGGCGAACATCGCGCTCACGAAGAACCCGCAGTTCAAGCACTGGGTCGCGTACGGCCTGAACGACGAGGCCGTGCTCGGCGCGGTGCGCGCGGCGGAAGGACGCGGCTTCAAGGCGGACAACATGATCGGCATCGGCATCGGCGGTTCCGACTCGGCGTTGAGCGAGTTCAAGAAGCCGCAGCCGACGGGCTTCTACGGTACCGTGATCATCAGCCCGAAGCGCCACGGCGAGGAAACCTCGGACCTGATGTACACGTGGATCACGCAGGGCAAGGCACCGCCGGCGCTGACCCTGACGACGGGCATGCTCGCGACGCGCGACAACGTGTCGAAGGTGCGCGAGGAGATGGGGCTCGCGTCGAAGTAA
- a CDS encoding CinA family protein: MPTDSVVHQLAIRAGNKLRDEHLTLATAESCTGGMIAAAITDISGSSQWFERGFVTYSNQAKIEMIGVPPDLIDKHGAVSEPVARAMAEGALRNSRAQVALSVTGIAGPAGGSEKKPVGTVSFGWSNRLHTDVETLVFKGDREQIRTQAAVHALRGLLKLLDERER, from the coding sequence CGCAGGCAACAAGCTGCGTGACGAGCACCTGACGCTCGCCACCGCCGAATCCTGCACCGGCGGCATGATCGCCGCGGCGATCACCGACATCTCCGGCAGCAGCCAGTGGTTCGAGCGCGGCTTCGTCACCTACTCGAACCAGGCCAAGATCGAGATGATCGGCGTGCCGCCCGACCTGATCGACAAGCACGGCGCCGTCAGCGAGCCCGTCGCGCGCGCGATGGCCGAAGGCGCGCTGCGCAACAGCCGCGCGCAGGTCGCGCTGTCCGTCACGGGCATCGCAGGCCCGGCAGGCGGCAGCGAGAAGAAGCCGGTCGGCACCGTGTCGTTCGGCTGGAGCAACCGGCTCCATACCGACGTCGAAACGCTCGTGTTCAAGGGCGACCGCGAACAGATCCGCACACAGGCGGCCGTGCATGCGCTGCGCGGGTTGCTGAAGCTGCTCGACGAACGCGAGCGCTGA
- a CDS encoding 2-dehydro-3-deoxy-6-phosphogalactonate aldolase, which translates to MPSDLTLPAPYTPHAALMRAFDACPLIAILRGIAPAEAADHGHALYEAGFRIVEVPLNSPDPFDSIAALRRALPDDAIVGAGTVLRAEYVDRVQDAGGALIVMPHSDAAVIRRARERGLASAPGVATPTEAFSALANGADVLKMFPAEQLGVTVVKAWRAVIDRAVPLIPVGGVSPDNMQPFLAAGANGFGLGSALYRPGQAADATAANARAFQAGLRVARGGAA; encoded by the coding sequence ATGCCGTCCGACCTTACGTTACCCGCCCCGTACACGCCCCACGCCGCACTGATGCGCGCGTTCGACGCGTGCCCGCTGATCGCGATCCTGCGCGGGATCGCGCCCGCCGAAGCGGCCGACCACGGCCATGCGCTGTACGAAGCCGGCTTCCGGATCGTCGAGGTGCCGCTCAATTCGCCGGATCCGTTCGACAGCATCGCGGCGCTGCGGCGCGCGTTGCCCGACGACGCGATCGTCGGCGCGGGCACCGTGCTGCGCGCCGAGTATGTCGATCGCGTGCAGGACGCGGGCGGCGCGCTGATCGTGATGCCGCACAGCGACGCGGCCGTGATCCGCCGCGCACGCGAGCGCGGCCTCGCGAGCGCACCGGGCGTCGCGACGCCGACCGAAGCGTTTTCGGCGCTCGCGAACGGCGCCGACGTGCTGAAGATGTTCCCGGCCGAGCAACTCGGCGTGACGGTCGTGAAGGCATGGCGCGCGGTGATCGACCGTGCGGTGCCGCTGATCCCGGTCGGCGGGGTTTCGCCCGACAACATGCAGCCGTTCCTCGCGGCCGGCGCGAACGGCTTCGGGCTCGGCTCGGCGCTGTACCGGCCCGGCCAGGCGGCCGACGCGACCGCGGCAAACGCGCGCGCATTCCAGGCCGGATTGCGCGTCGCGCGCGGCGGAGCCGCATGA
- a CDS encoding SDR family NAD(P)-dependent oxidoreductase, with protein sequence MTIDTSAHDPRAASPARYARYPSLEDRAVLITGGATGIGASFVEHFAQQGARVAFVDLDAAAGAALAGSLARAPHVRHAPLFIQCDLTDVDALRHAIDAIRARIGAIAVLVNNAANDTRHAIGDVTPESFDAGIAVNLRHQFFAAQAVIDDMKQQGGGAIVNLGSISWMLKNGGYPVYVMAKAAVQGLTRGLARDLGPFGIRVNSLVPGWVMTDKQRRLWLDDAGRAAIKAGQCLDAELLPADLARMALFLAADDSRMITAQDVIVDGGWA encoded by the coding sequence ATGACCATCGACACTTCCGCGCACGACCCGCGTGCCGCGAGCCCTGCGCGCTATGCACGGTACCCGAGCCTCGAGGATCGCGCGGTGCTGATCACGGGCGGCGCGACCGGCATCGGCGCGTCGTTCGTCGAGCACTTCGCGCAGCAGGGCGCGCGCGTCGCGTTCGTCGACCTCGATGCGGCCGCCGGCGCCGCGCTGGCGGGCAGCCTCGCGCGCGCGCCGCACGTGCGTCATGCGCCGCTGTTCATCCAGTGCGACCTGACCGACGTCGACGCACTGCGCCACGCGATCGACGCGATCCGCGCGCGCATCGGCGCGATCGCGGTGCTCGTGAACAACGCGGCGAACGACACGCGCCACGCGATCGGCGACGTGACGCCCGAGTCGTTCGACGCGGGCATCGCGGTGAACCTGCGCCACCAGTTCTTCGCCGCGCAGGCGGTGATCGACGACATGAAGCAGCAGGGCGGCGGCGCGATCGTCAATCTCGGCTCGATCAGCTGGATGCTGAAGAACGGCGGTTATCCCGTCTACGTGATGGCGAAGGCCGCCGTGCAGGGCCTGACGCGCGGCCTCGCGCGCGACCTCGGCCCGTTCGGCATCCGCGTGAATTCGCTGGTGCCAGGCTGGGTGATGACCGACAAGCAGCGCCGGCTGTGGCTCGACGACGCGGGCCGCGCGGCGATCAAGGCCGGCCAGTGCCTCGACGCCGAACTGCTGCCTGCCGACCTCGCGCGGATGGCGCTGTTCCTCGCGGCCGACGACAGCCGGATGATCACCGCGCAGGACGTGATCGTCGACGGCGGCTGGGCCTGA
- a CDS encoding SDR family oxidoreductase, whose product MGRLAGKVAMVTGAGRGIGAAIARAFAREGAAVALVDLDFPQAQHTAAAIAHDLDGARVLPLQADVARQDAVRDALAQTEAAFGPLDVLVNNAGINVFADPLTMTDEDWRRCFAVDLDGVWHGCRAALEGMVARGRGSIVNIASTHAFRIIPGCFPYPVAKHGVLGLTRALGIEYAARNVRVNAIAPGYIETQLTRDWWDAQPDPAAARAETLALQPMKRIGRPDEVAMTAVFLASDEAPFINAACITVDGGRAALYHD is encoded by the coding sequence ATGGGCCGCCTCGCGGGCAAGGTCGCGATGGTGACGGGCGCGGGCCGCGGAATCGGCGCCGCGATCGCCCGCGCGTTTGCGCGCGAGGGCGCGGCCGTCGCGCTCGTCGATCTCGACTTCCCGCAGGCGCAGCACACGGCCGCCGCGATTGCGCACGACCTCGACGGCGCGCGTGTGCTGCCGCTGCAGGCGGACGTCGCGCGTCAGGATGCGGTGCGCGATGCGCTCGCGCAGACCGAAGCGGCATTCGGCCCGCTCGACGTGCTCGTGAACAACGCAGGCATCAACGTGTTCGCCGATCCGCTGACGATGACCGACGAAGACTGGCGCCGCTGCTTCGCGGTCGATCTCGACGGCGTGTGGCACGGCTGCCGCGCGGCGCTTGAGGGAATGGTCGCGCGCGGCCGCGGCAGCATCGTGAACATCGCGTCGACGCACGCGTTCCGGATCATCCCGGGCTGCTTTCCGTACCCGGTCGCGAAGCACGGCGTGCTGGGCCTCACGCGCGCGCTCGGCATCGAATACGCGGCGCGCAACGTGCGCGTGAACGCGATCGCGCCGGGTTACATCGAGACGCAGCTCACGCGCGACTGGTGGGATGCGCAGCCCGATCCGGCCGCCGCGCGCGCCGAGACGCTCGCGCTGCAGCCGATGAAGCGGATCGGCCGGCCCGACGAGGTCGCGATGACGGCCGTGTTCCTGGCGTCCGACGAGGCGCCGTTCATCAATGCCGCGTGCATTACCGTCGATGGCGGGCGCGCGGCGCTGTATCACGATTGA
- the araH gene encoding L-arabinose ABC transporter permease AraH — protein MQVRENLASAAVKSSADALVPQQNDRQKWWQHLTEYSLIAIFAVMFITMSLTVDHFFSIDNMLGLALSISQIGMVACTMMFCLASRDFDLSIGSTVAFSGVLCAMVLNATDNTFVAIIAAVAAGAAIGFVNGAVIAYLRINALITTLATMEIVRGLGFIVSKGQAVGVSSDTFIALGGLSLFGVSLPIWVTLLCFIAFGVLLNQTVYGRNTLAIGGNPEASRLAGINVERTRVYIFLIQGAVTALAGVILASRITSGQPNAAQGFELNVISACVLGGVSLMGGRATISGVVIGVLIMGTVENVMNLLNIDAFYQYLVRGAILLAAVLLDQLKNRGVRD, from the coding sequence ATGCAAGTCAGGGAAAACCTCGCCAGCGCTGCCGTGAAGTCATCGGCCGATGCGCTGGTTCCGCAGCAGAACGACCGCCAGAAGTGGTGGCAGCATCTGACCGAATACAGCCTCATCGCGATCTTCGCGGTGATGTTCATCACGATGTCGCTGACGGTCGATCACTTCTTCTCGATCGACAACATGCTCGGCCTCGCGCTGTCGATCTCGCAGATCGGCATGGTCGCGTGCACGATGATGTTCTGCCTCGCGTCGCGCGACTTCGACCTGTCGATCGGCTCGACCGTCGCGTTCTCGGGCGTGCTGTGCGCGATGGTGCTGAACGCGACCGACAACACGTTCGTCGCGATCATTGCTGCGGTCGCGGCCGGCGCCGCGATCGGCTTCGTGAACGGCGCGGTGATCGCGTACCTGCGCATCAACGCGCTGATCACGACGCTCGCGACGATGGAGATCGTGCGCGGGCTCGGCTTCATCGTGTCGAAGGGGCAGGCGGTCGGCGTGTCGTCGGACACGTTCATCGCGCTCGGCGGGCTGTCGCTGTTCGGCGTGTCGTTGCCGATCTGGGTCACGCTGCTGTGCTTCATCGCGTTCGGCGTGCTGCTGAACCAGACCGTGTACGGCCGCAACACGCTCGCGATCGGCGGCAACCCCGAGGCGTCGCGGCTCGCGGGGATCAACGTCGAACGCACGCGCGTGTACATCTTCCTGATCCAGGGCGCGGTGACGGCACTCGCGGGCGTGATCCTCGCGTCGCGCATCACGTCGGGCCAGCCGAACGCCGCGCAGGGCTTCGAGCTGAACGTGATCTCCGCGTGCGTGCTCGGCGGCGTGTCGCTGATGGGCGGCCGCGCGACGATCTCGGGCGTCGTGATCGGCGTGCTGATCATGGGCACCGTCGAGAACGTGATGAACCTGCTGAACATCGACGCGTTCTACCAGTACCTCGTACGCGGCGCGATCCTGCTCGCGGCCGTGCTGCTCGACCAGCTGAAGAACCGCGGCGTACGCGACTGA
- the araG gene encoding L-arabinose ABC transporter ATP-binding protein AraG codes for MSAALRFDNIGKVFPGVRALDGISFDVHAGEVHGLMGENGAGKSTLLKILGGEYQPDAGSVLVDGQPVQFASAAASIAAGIAVIHQELQYVPDLTVAENLLLGRLPNAFGWVKKREAKRYVRERLAAMGVDLDPDAKLGRLSIAQRQMVEICKALMRNARVIALDEPTSSLSHRETEVLFKLVDDLRAQGRALIYISHRMDEIYRLCDACTIFRDGRKVASHASLTDVPRERLVAEMVGREISDIYHYAPRALGDVRFSAEGVDGAALREPASFSVRAGEIVGFFGLVGAGRSELMRLVYGADRRRAGVLTLDGKPIDVKRTGDAIRHGIVLCPEDRKEEGIIAIASVAENINISCRRHSLRAGLFIDRKTESETADRFIQRLKIKTPNRRQKIRFLSGGNQQKAILSRWLAEPDLKVVILDEPTRGIDVGAKHEIYDVIYRLAERGCAIVMVSSELPEVLGVSDRIVVMREGRIAGELPREQANEHAVLNLALPQTSAAQAA; via the coding sequence GTGTCAGCGGCACTGCGTTTTGACAATATCGGCAAGGTATTTCCCGGCGTGCGCGCACTCGACGGCATTTCGTTCGACGTGCATGCGGGCGAGGTGCATGGCCTGATGGGCGAGAACGGCGCGGGCAAGTCGACGCTGCTGAAGATTCTCGGCGGCGAATACCAGCCCGATGCGGGCAGCGTGCTGGTCGACGGCCAGCCCGTGCAGTTCGCGAGTGCGGCGGCGTCGATCGCGGCCGGCATCGCGGTGATTCACCAGGAGCTGCAGTACGTGCCCGACCTGACGGTCGCGGAAAACCTGCTGCTCGGCCGCCTGCCGAACGCGTTCGGCTGGGTGAAAAAGCGCGAGGCGAAACGCTACGTGCGCGAGCGGCTCGCGGCGATGGGCGTCGATCTCGATCCCGACGCGAAGCTCGGGCGGCTGTCGATCGCGCAGCGGCAGATGGTCGAGATCTGCAAGGCGCTGATGCGCAACGCGCGCGTGATCGCGCTCGACGAACCGACGAGCTCGCTGTCGCATCGCGAGACCGAGGTGCTGTTCAAGCTCGTCGACGACCTGCGCGCGCAGGGCCGTGCACTGATCTACATCTCGCACCGGATGGACGAGATCTACCGGCTGTGCGACGCATGCACGATCTTTCGCGACGGTCGCAAGGTCGCGTCGCACGCGTCGCTTACCGACGTGCCGCGCGAACGGCTGGTCGCCGAGATGGTCGGGCGCGAGATTTCGGATATCTACCATTACGCGCCGCGCGCGCTCGGCGACGTGCGGTTCTCCGCCGAAGGCGTCGACGGCGCTGCGCTGCGCGAACCCGCGAGCTTCTCGGTGCGCGCGGGCGAGATCGTCGGCTTCTTCGGGCTGGTCGGCGCGGGCCGCAGCGAACTGATGCGGCTCGTGTACGGCGCGGACCGCCGGCGCGCGGGCGTGCTGACGCTCGACGGCAAGCCCATCGACGTGAAGCGCACCGGCGACGCGATCCGTCACGGCATCGTGCTGTGCCCCGAGGACCGCAAGGAAGAAGGGATCATCGCGATCGCGTCGGTCGCGGAGAACATCAACATCAGTTGCCGCCGCCATTCGCTGCGCGCGGGGCTGTTCATCGACCGCAAGACCGAAAGCGAAACGGCCGACCGCTTCATCCAGCGGCTGAAGATCAAGACGCCGAACCGGCGGCAGAAGATCCGCTTCCTGTCCGGCGGCAACCAGCAGAAGGCGATCCTGTCGCGCTGGCTCGCGGAGCCCGACCTGAAGGTCGTGATCCTCGACGAGCCGACACGCGGGATCGACGTCGGCGCGAAGCACGAGATCTACGACGTGATCTACCGGCTCGCGGAGCGCGGCTGCGCGATCGTGATGGTGTCGTCGGAGCTGCCGGAAGTGCTCGGCGTGTCCGATCGCATCGTCGTGATGCGCGAAGGCCGGATCGCGGGCGAGCTGCCGCGCGAACAGGCGAACGAGCACGCGGTGCTGAACCTCGCGCTGCCGCAGACGAGCGCCGCCCAGGCGGCCTGA
- a CDS encoding EF-hand domain-containing protein produces MKNRFIVVAAALACAGVATSVSAFAQASDAVAPARARQAQLGDPYVPPAARKPTAGTQTTGAALHAQVVRKLARQFDAADTQSTGSITEAQARAAGLGYVANHFRQIDSGGSGRVSFGDVQRYMQARSTSQQ; encoded by the coding sequence ATGAAGAATCGTTTCATCGTCGTTGCCGCGGCGCTCGCTTGCGCCGGCGTCGCAACATCCGTATCCGCGTTCGCGCAGGCGAGCGACGCCGTCGCACCGGCGCGCGCGCGCCAGGCGCAGCTCGGCGATCCGTACGTGCCGCCGGCCGCGCGCAAGCCGACCGCCGGCACGCAGACGACGGGCGCCGCGCTGCATGCGCAGGTGGTGCGCAAGCTCGCGCGGCAGTTCGACGCGGCCGATACGCAGAGCACGGGTTCGATCACCGAGGCGCAGGCGCGCGCGGCCGGGCTCGGCTATGTCGCGAACCACTTCCGGCAGATCGACTCGGGCGGCAGCGGCCGCGTGTCGTTCGGCGACGTGCAGCGCTACATGCAGGCACGCAGCACGAGCCAGCAGTAA
- the pyrF gene encoding orotidine-5'-phosphate decarboxylase, whose translation MSSPLTFIESLRAAWQRTNSLLCVGLDPEPSRFPVQFDGQPDAIFEFCRQIVDATAQYASAFKPQIAYFAAHRAEDQLERLIAHIHLQHPGLPVVLDAKRGDIGSTAEQYAREAFERYRADAVTVNPYMGYDSVEPYFEHEGKGVIVLCRTSNPGGSDLQFLDTNGRPLYQVVADLAANKWNAKNGQLGLVVGATFPKEIEIVRGIVGDMPLLIPGIGAQGGDVQATVNAGRTADGTGMMINSSRAILYASNGEDFAEAAALAAQKTRDTINAHR comes from the coding sequence ATGTCTTCCCCGCTTACTTTCATTGAATCGCTGCGCGCCGCGTGGCAGCGCACGAATTCGCTGCTGTGCGTCGGCCTCGATCCCGAGCCGTCGCGTTTTCCCGTGCAGTTCGACGGCCAGCCCGACGCGATCTTCGAATTCTGCCGGCAGATCGTCGACGCGACCGCGCAGTACGCGAGCGCGTTCAAGCCGCAGATCGCCTACTTCGCCGCGCATCGCGCGGAAGACCAGCTCGAGCGGCTGATCGCGCACATCCACCTCCAGCATCCGGGCCTGCCCGTGGTCCTCGACGCGAAGCGCGGCGACATCGGCAGCACGGCCGAGCAGTATGCGCGCGAAGCGTTCGAGCGCTATCGCGCGGACGCGGTCACGGTGAACCCGTACATGGGCTACGACTCGGTCGAGCCGTACTTCGAGCACGAAGGCAAGGGCGTGATCGTGCTGTGCCGCACGTCGAACCCGGGCGGTTCGGACCTGCAGTTCCTCGACACGAACGGCCGGCCGCTGTACCAGGTCGTCGCGGATCTCGCGGCGAACAAGTGGAACGCGAAGAACGGCCAGCTCGGCCTCGTGGTCGGCGCGACGTTCCCGAAGGAAATCGAGATCGTGCGCGGGATCGTCGGCGACATGCCGCTGCTGATCCCCGGCATCGGCGCGCAGGGCGGCGACGTGCAGGCAACCGTCAACGCGGGCCGCACGGCCGACGGCACGGGCATGATGATCAACTCGTCGCGCGCGATCCTGTACGCGAGCAACGGCGAGGATTTCGCCGAAGCCGCGGCGCTCGCCGCGCAAAAGACCCGCGACACGATCAACGCGCATCGCTGA
- a CDS encoding 2-dehydro-3-deoxygalactonokinase, which produces MTTSTRTVPDASSAPPSLIALDWGTTSLRAYLYDAHGALVDTRSRAAGVMHVPGGGARAFDAVFEEACGDWLDRTPGLPVLAAGMVGSAQGWREAPYVAVPAGADALVAGLIAVTTSRGATVSIVPGVIATGELPDVMRGEETQIFGALASDPVLGTDRSGVLIGLPGTHAKWAWVKDGLIERFQTFMTGELFAVLRDHTILGRTMRAGASPDRAAFVRGVSVARGAQRTGLLATIFSTRTLGLTDRLAPDAQGDYLSGLLIGHELNALDAMLAERGIALADQPLMLIGDDRLCARYVDALHEFGHMHAQVVAHATERGLWRIASRAGLVRADGEPAFADQ; this is translated from the coding sequence ATGACGACTTCGACCCGGACCGTTCCGGATGCCAGCTCCGCCCCCCCGTCGCTGATCGCGCTCGACTGGGGCACGACGTCGCTGCGCGCCTATCTGTACGACGCGCACGGCGCGCTCGTCGACACGCGCAGCCGCGCGGCGGGCGTCATGCATGTGCCGGGCGGCGGCGCGCGCGCGTTCGACGCGGTGTTCGAGGAAGCCTGCGGCGACTGGCTCGACCGCACGCCCGGCCTGCCGGTGCTCGCCGCCGGGATGGTCGGCAGCGCGCAGGGCTGGCGCGAGGCGCCGTACGTCGCGGTGCCGGCCGGCGCCGACGCGCTCGTCGCGGGCCTCATCGCGGTGACGACGTCGCGCGGCGCGACGGTATCGATCGTACCGGGCGTGATCGCGACGGGCGAATTGCCCGACGTGATGCGCGGCGAAGAAACGCAGATATTCGGCGCACTCGCGAGCGATCCCGTGCTTGGCACCGATCGTTCAGGGGTACTGATCGGCCTGCCGGGTACGCATGCGAAATGGGCGTGGGTGAAGGACGGGCTGATCGAGCGCTTCCAGACGTTCATGACGGGCGAGCTGTTCGCGGTGCTGCGCGACCACACGATCCTCGGCCGCACGATGCGCGCGGGCGCGTCGCCCGATCGCGCGGCGTTCGTGCGCGGCGTGTCGGTCGCGCGCGGCGCGCAGCGCACGGGGCTGCTCGCGACGATCTTCAGCACGCGCACGCTCGGCCTGACCGACCGGCTCGCGCCCGATGCGCAGGGCGACTATCTGTCCGGCCTGCTGATCGGCCATGAACTCAATGCGCTCGACGCGATGCTGGCGGAGCGCGGTATCGCGCTCGCGGACCAGCCGCTGATGCTGATCGGCGACGACCGTTTGTGCGCGCGCTACGTCGATGCGCTCCACGAATTCGGCCACATGCATGCGCAGGTTGTCGCGCATGCAACCGAGCGCGGCCTGTGGCGGATCGCGTCGCGCGCCGGGCTCGTGCGCGCGGACGGCGAGCCCGCCTTCGCCGACCAATGA
- a CDS encoding IclR family transcriptional regulator produces the protein MTKMPVSLALDARRATPDDASLTDSIGATSTPLDLAAQQAGTQTLLRGLAILEAIANGARDMRAIGAALGTTRSTTHRLVSSLVQARYLRQVQGGYLLGPKLIELGTIALEQMPLTAVARPHLEALAEATLDTIHLGVRDGDDVLYIDKIPGTRGLEMRSRVGHRMPLASTGIGKAMMLDLDPDLWRSLFEAARRALAGVNFKPDNRPETSAFLQRMAHYAAGGYTFDLEENEASIRCVAAPIRDASGAVVAAVSVASTIPYMPHDRMDELIPLVQREARAISAELGWSPPQGTRRIKR, from the coding sequence ATGACCAAGATGCCCGTATCCCTTGCCCTCGACGCCCGGCGCGCGACGCCGGACGATGCGTCGCTAACCGACAGCATCGGCGCGACCAGCACGCCGCTCGATCTCGCCGCGCAGCAGGCCGGCACGCAGACGCTGCTGCGCGGCCTCGCGATCCTCGAGGCGATCGCGAACGGCGCGCGCGACATGCGCGCGATCGGCGCCGCGCTCGGCACGACGCGCAGCACGACGCACCGCCTCGTCAGCAGCCTCGTGCAGGCGCGCTACCTGCGCCAGGTGCAGGGCGGCTACCTGCTCGGCCCGAAGCTGATCGAGCTCGGCACGATCGCGCTGGAGCAGATGCCGCTCACCGCGGTGGCGCGGCCGCATCTCGAAGCGCTCGCGGAAGCGACGCTCGACACGATCCACCTCGGCGTGCGCGACGGCGACGACGTGCTGTACATCGACAAGATTCCCGGCACGCGCGGCCTCGAGATGCGCTCGCGCGTCGGCCACCGGATGCCGCTCGCATCGACGGGCATCGGCAAGGCGATGATGCTCGACCTCGATCCCGACCTGTGGCGCTCGCTGTTCGAGGCCGCGCGGCGCGCGCTGGCCGGCGTCAATTTCAAGCCCGACAACCGGCCGGAGACGAGCGCGTTCCTGCAGCGCATGGCTCATTACGCGGCCGGCGGCTATACGTTCGACCTCGAGGAGAACGAGGCGTCGATCCGCTGCGTGGCCGCGCCGATCCGCGACGCATCGGGCGCGGTCGTCGCGGCCGTGTCGGTCGCGAGCACGATTCCGTACATGCCGCATGACCGGATGGACGAACTGATTCCGCTCGTGCAGCGCGAAGCGCGAGCCATTTCCGCGGAACTGGGCTGGAGCCCGCCGCAGGGTACCCGCAGGATCAAACGATGA